TTTGTCATTCAGGTTCACGTGCGTCACCTCGAGCTCGGGGGCGCCCGGAATTCCGGTGTCATCTCCCTTCACCGAGAAGCCATGATTCTGCGACGTGATCAGAACTCGCCCCGTCGCGACATCGAGCACTGGATGGTTTCCGCCGCGATGGCCGTACGGCATCTTGGTCGTCGCGCCGCCAAATGCGAGACCGATCAGCTGATGGCCAAGGCAGATGCCGAACATCGGAATACCCGAATTGGCGAGCTCGCGTACCGTCTCCGGTGCGTAAGTAACCGCGTCGGGATCGCCGGGGCCGTTGGATAGAAAGACCCCGTCCGGATGCATCGCGAGCACGTCCTTCGCGGGCGTCTCCGCAGGCACGATCGTCACTCGGCAATTGGTCTTCTCGAAGAGCCGAAGGATATTGCGCTTGATACCGAAATCGTACGCCACGATGTGATGCGGCGCGTTCGCGTCGCCCCATTCGTAGCTCTCGCCCGTGCTCACTACGGTCGCGAGATCGAGACCTTCCATCGAGGGACAGGACTCCAGCTGCGCGACAACTTCAGGTGACGGAGTCTCTCCGCGCCCGAGTATGCCTCGCATGACGCCGGCCGACCTCAAGTGCTTTGTAAGGCGGCGCGTGTCGATGTCTTCCAGAATCGGAACGCCAGCTGCGGTCAGCCACGAAAGCAGATCGCCGTCCGCCCGCCAGTTGGAATACGTCGCGGACAGCTCGCGCACGACCACGCCCGCGACCTGTGCGCGCGCGGATTCCGGGTCTTCCAGATTGACACCGTAGTTGCCGATCTGCGGCGCGGTCATCACCACGATCTGGCCGCGATACGACGGATCGGAAAAGACTTCCTGATAGCCGGTCATGTTCGTTGTGAACACGACCTCGGCCCCCTCGAGAGGCGGCTCGCCATGCAGGCGACCGTGAAAAAGGGTTCCGTCTTCGAGAAGAAGGAACCCTGGACCAACTGAGACAGCTGTCACTGAGTTCCTACTTCTTGGGCGGCGTTGTGGCAGGCGCCGGACTGGCAGGATTCGCCTGTGCCGGATTCGCCGGCGTGAGCGGTATCGCCGGAGCAGCAGAGCTTGGCGATGGTACTGTCAACGGAGCCGGTGCGCCCAGCTTGCCCTCGAGGACCGACTTGGGTGCGCGCTGCTGCGTCGACATCAGCTGAAGGATGAAGGCGAGCGCGAGGAAGAGACCGCCGCCCCACCAGGAGATCTTGGTGAGCAGATTGCCGGCCTGTCGTACTCCGATGAAGGAGTCAGGCGAAGAGCTGGCACCGCCGAAGCTGGCGGATAGACCCTGACCGGTCCCGCTTTGCAGCAGAATCGCCACGATCAGGATGATGCTGACCAGGATCAGGAGGAATAGGAGAAATGTGTACATGTAGCCCTTAAATCTAGACTATGCGGAGCATATCGACAACCAGCTATCCGGCTCCAGGCTGGCTCCGCCCACGAGAACGCCGTCCACGTCGTCCGCAGCCAGAATCTGCTCGACATTGGCGGGCGTGACGCTGCCTCCGTAAAGGATCCGGACTTCTGCGGCGCGGTCGCCGACCAGATCGCGCAGGACGTTCCGGAGGACGCCGTGCGTCTCGGCCGCGTCCTCGGGAGTCGCGTTCTTGCCGGTGCCGATGGCCCAGACGGGCTCATACGCGATTACGGACGTCGTGAGCTCGACCTGGTCCAGCTGCGCAAGGCCAGCGCGGAGCTGGCGCGTCACGACGGCGGCCGTCTCGCCGCGATTGCGTTCATGCAGTGTCTCACCCACACAAAGCAGCGGTGTCATTCCCGAGCGCTCGACCATTGCACACTTCTTCGCCGTGTCCTCATCGCTCTCGCCGAAAACGTGCCTGCGCTCCGAATGTCCGACCAGCACGTAATCGGCGCCGGCGTCCTTCGCCATCGGCGCGGAGTTTTCGCCGGTGAACGCACCACGTTCGGCGTAGTACACGTTCTGAACACCGAACTTGAACGGCGACGGATCGCCAGCCGCAGCGCGAGCGGATGCAAACGAGAGCGCTGGTGGGAAGATGATCATCTCGACGTCGAAACGACGCCAGCGATGCCGTAATTCCGAGACGATTCCAGCGGCCGCTGTCGGGCCGTGGTTCATCTTCCAGTTCGCTGCGAATATCTGCTGTCTCATGCGTCGTCGAGCGACGTTACGCCGGGCAATTGCTTGCCTTCCAGAAACTCGAGCGACGCGCCTCCGCCGGTGGAGACGTGACTCATCTTCGATTGAAGTCCGGCTTCGGCAACCGCAGCGGCGGAGTCGCCACCGCCGACTATCGTTGTCGCGCCTTTTGCGGTCGCGTCGGCCATCGCGCGCGCGATTGCGATAGTACCAGCGTCGAACGGCGGTTTCTCGAAAACGCCCATCGGCCCGTTCCACAAAACGGTCTTTGCCGACGCGACCGCACGTGCATACGACTCCGCAGACGCTGGCCCGATATCATACATGGCTTCGCCGGCCGGGATCGCGTCACGCTTTACCGCGTGCGCCTTGCCCGTGTCATCCAAGCTGGGCGCAACCATCGCGTCGTGCGGCAGAATCAATCGTGTGCCTGACGTCTCGATCAGCTCGTGCGCGAGATCGACCTTATCCGGCTCGACGAGCGACTTGCCGACTTCATAGCCCATGGCCTTGTAGAACGTGCACGCCATCGCGCCACCGATCAGCAGCGCGTCGACTTTCGGAAGCAGCTCGCGTATGACGTCGATCTTGCCTGAGATCTTGGAACCGCCGAGTATGGCGACGAACGGGCGCTTGGGATCGGCAAGTGCGCCGCCGAGGTAGTCCAGCTCCTTCTGCATGAGCAATCCGGCAACGGCGGGATGCAGATACTTCGCGACACCGGCAGTGGATGCATGGGCGCGATGCGCCGCGCCGAACGCATCGTTCACGAACACGTCGCCGAGCTCTGCGA
The window above is part of the Gemmatimonadota bacterium genome. Proteins encoded here:
- the secG gene encoding preprotein translocase subunit SecG, translating into MYTFLLFLLILVSIILIVAILLQSGTGQGLSASFGGASSSPDSFIGVRQAGNLLTKISWWGGGLFLALAFILQLMSTQQRAPKSVLEGKLGAPAPLTVPSPSSAAPAIPLTPANPAQANPASPAPATTPPKK
- the tpiA gene encoding triose-phosphate isomerase, which gives rise to MRQQIFAANWKMNHGPTAAAGIVSELRHRWRRFDVEMIIFPPALSFASARAAAGDPSPFKFGVQNVYYAERGAFTGENSAPMAKDAGADYVLVGHSERRHVFGESDEDTAKKCAMVERSGMTPLLCVGETLHERNRGETAAVVTRQLRAGLAQLDQVELTTSVIAYEPVWAIGTGKNATPEDAAETHGVLRNVLRDLVGDRAAEVRILYGGSVTPANVEQILAADDVDGVLVGGASLEPDSWLSICSA
- a CDS encoding phosphoglycerate kinase, with the protein product MKKKTLQDLPDSLLCSRRILVRLDLNVPLDDKCNVTDDTRIRASLPTLDYILKRGGRPVVLSHLGRPKGKPDERYSLQPVADVLERLSGHHVVFCEMTDTDEAIKATHEMVDGEILLLENTRFLAGEETDDDGLARTLAELGDVFVNDAFGAAHRAHASTAGVAKYLHPAVAGLLMQKELDYLGGALADPKRPFVAILGGSKISGKIDVIRELLPKVDALLIGGAMACTFYKAMGYEVGKSLVEPDKVDLAHELIETSGTRLILPHDAMVAPSLDDTGKAHAVKRDAIPAGEAMYDIGPASAESYARAVASAKTVLWNGPMGVFEKPPFDAGTIAIARAMADATAKGATTIVGGGDSAAAVAEAGLQSKMSHVSTGGGASLEFLEGKQLPGVTSLDDA
- the carA gene encoding glutamine-hydrolyzing carbamoyl-phosphate synthase small subunit; amino-acid sequence: MTAVSVGPGFLLLEDGTLFHGRLHGEPPLEGAEVVFTTNMTGYQEVFSDPSYRGQIVVMTAPQIGNYGVNLEDPESARAQVAGVVVRELSATYSNWRADGDLLSWLTAAGVPILEDIDTRRLTKHLRSAGVMRGILGRGETPSPEVVAQLESCPSMEGLDLATVVSTGESYEWGDANAPHHIVAYDFGIKRNILRLFEKTNCRVTIVPAETPAKDVLAMHPDGVFLSNGPGDPDAVTYAPETVRELANSGIPMFGICLGHQLIGLAFGGATTKMPYGHRGGNHPVLDVATGRVLITSQNHGFSVKGDDTGIPGAPELEVTHVNLNDKSVEGLRHRTLPVFAVQYHPEAAPGPHDAQPLFRQFLESVEAGVKGR